The window ATATCCTGGCATTCCTGCAAGCCAGCAACAGCCCGGCACAGCAGCCCTCCGCGCCGGTCGCACCGATTCCGACAGCACCAACCACGGGTGTCCATCCCGGCAAAGCGGTTTACACGCAAACCTGTCTGGCCTGCCACGGTGCGGACGGCAAGGGAGCATTGCCGGGTGTACCGGACCTCACCCGTGCGAACGGACCGCTAGCCAAATCTGACGCCGAACTGATCCGAAGCATTACTGCGGGCGTCCAGCGTCCCGGGGCGCCTCTGGCCATGCCGCCCAAGGGCGGCAACCCGAATTTGACCGAGACGGACATACGGCAGGTGCTCGATTACATGCGCCAAGCATTCGGACGCTGACAGCGGCCGTGAACCAGTCGGCATGCCCAGAGTAAAGACAGGAGAAAAGTCATGAGCATCCATTCAAAACACCATGGCCGCATCGTTGCGACTTGCCTGTCGCTCCTCTGCCTGAGCGCGCCCGCCGCCCTCTGGGCAGCCAAGGGGCAGCCCGGCCCGCAGTCCGGTGCGCCCCACGAGCACGAAAAAACGGTGGACGGCCTCACCGTCCGCATCGGCCTGAGCCCGGCCCGCGCGGCGCGCCAGACGGAACCGGGCACGGCGGCCCACGGCCGGCCTCTCGTGCAACGCGGGCGGCAGCACCTGGTGGTCAGTCTGGCGGACGCCCGCAGCGGCACCCCGATCCGCAACGCGCATGTCAC of the Thermithiobacillus tepidarius DSM 3134 genome contains:
- a CDS encoding carboxypeptidase regulatory-like domain-containing protein, which produces MSIHSKHHGRIVATCLSLLCLSAPAALWAAKGQPGPQSGAPHEHEKTVDGLTVRIGLSPARAARQTEPGTAAHGRPLVQRGRQHLVVSLADARSGTPIRNAHVTAEVEDPLRNKQRKRLSPMATTGLSDYSGYFRFDMPGRYRIRVTVLQPGRTQPQAVLFTREIGEVE
- a CDS encoding c-type cytochrome, encoding MRIHQWVRGLLTALSATALLAGLPPRGTAAQPQADTASVARGAVAWANSCDRCHNMREPAEFRDDQWRAIMAHMRVRAGLTGQETRDILAFLQASNSPAQQPSAPVAPIPTAPTTGVHPGKAVYTQTCLACHGADGKGALPGVPDLTRANGPLAKSDAELIRSITAGVQRPGAPLAMPPKGGNPNLTETDIRQVLDYMRQAFGR